A section of the Metabacillus endolithicus genome encodes:
- a CDS encoding sirohydrochlorin chelatase — translation MKQAVLYVCHGSRVPKAREEAIEFISKVKPRINAEIQEVCFLELAEPSIEEGFKNCVSQGATDIAVIPLLLLTAAHAKSDIPEEVKHVSSLFPSVRVTYGKPIGVDLRLADMLVDKMNEKSPTNSSRTAILVGRGSSDMDVVNDLNQIADFLQNKSGVKKVHTCFLTAAEPKFSQMIEDVFNSDEQSLFIIPYLIFTGLLKKEIDHTVKQYNWGDRKVEVCSYLGPHPILLDLFVERVREAIENTDGLYTFHKGKQHAPTSY, via the coding sequence ATGAAACAAGCTGTTTTATATGTTTGTCATGGAAGTCGAGTACCAAAAGCTCGTGAAGAAGCCATTGAATTTATTTCAAAGGTTAAACCAAGAATAAATGCGGAAATCCAGGAAGTGTGTTTTTTAGAGCTAGCCGAGCCCTCTATTGAGGAAGGATTTAAAAATTGTGTTAGTCAAGGTGCGACAGACATCGCCGTGATTCCTTTACTTTTATTAACTGCTGCTCACGCTAAAAGTGATATTCCAGAAGAAGTTAAGCATGTTTCATCACTTTTTCCATCAGTTCGTGTTACCTACGGAAAACCAATTGGTGTTGATCTACGTTTAGCGGACATGCTGGTTGATAAAATGAATGAAAAATCACCAACTAATAGCTCCAGAACGGCAATCCTTGTCGGAAGAGGAAGCAGCGACATGGATGTAGTAAATGACTTGAACCAAATTGCAGATTTTCTTCAGAATAAATCAGGTGTTAAAAAGGTCCATACTTGCTTTTTAACAGCTGCTGAGCCTAAATTTAGTCAAATGATTGAAGATGTTTTCAATTCAGATGAACAATCTCTTTTCATCATTCCTTATTTAATATTTACCGGATTGTTAAAGAAGGAAATTGATCATACTGTCAAACAATATAATTGGGGAGATCGAAAGGTTGAGGTATGTTCGTATTTAGGCCCTCACCCGATTTTACTTGATCTATTTGTTGAACGTGTTCGTGAAGCTATAGAAAATACTGATGGTTTGTATACCTTTCATAAAGGAAAACAACATGCTCCCACTTCATATTGA
- the cobA gene encoding uroporphyrinogen-III C-methyltransferase, producing MAKVFLVGAGPGDEDLLTIKALKCIQKSDIILYDRLVNKEILKHAKEDCELVYCGKLPNYHTMKQETINTFLVKYAKSGKIVTRLKGGDPFIFGRGGEEAEALAKHHIPYEIIPGITSGVAAAAYAGIPVTHRDLSGSVAFVTGHRRDGIDEDTKWESLAKGIDTLAIYMGVSNLPYIQEQLMKHGKNSQTPVAVIHWGTTNVQRTVTGTLENIFQRVLQEKITNPSMIIVGEVVSLREKLSWYEEVIAKNAQSEALLL from the coding sequence ATGGCGAAGGTTTTTTTAGTGGGAGCAGGCCCTGGAGATGAAGATTTGCTTACGATTAAGGCATTAAAATGTATTCAAAAATCAGATATTATTCTTTATGATCGTTTAGTTAATAAAGAAATTTTAAAACATGCTAAAGAAGATTGTGAGCTTGTTTATTGTGGGAAGCTACCTAACTATCATACAATGAAACAAGAAACGATTAATACTTTTCTTGTTAAATATGCTAAAAGTGGAAAAATCGTTACAAGGCTTAAAGGTGGCGATCCGTTTATTTTCGGTCGGGGAGGAGAAGAAGCTGAAGCCTTAGCTAAACATCATATCCCCTATGAAATCATACCAGGGATCACTTCAGGTGTTGCCGCAGCAGCATATGCAGGAATTCCAGTAACACATCGGGATTTAAGCGGTAGTGTTGCTTTTGTTACTGGTCATCGAAGAGACGGTATTGATGAGGATACGAAATGGGAATCCCTTGCGAAGGGAATTGATACATTAGCTATTTATATGGGTGTTAGCAATTTACCTTATATTCAGGAACAACTAATGAAGCATGGGAAAAATTCTCAAACACCGGTTGCGGTTATACACTGGGGGACAACTAATGTTCAACGCACGGTAACAGGGACATTAGAAAACATTTTTCAACGTGTGTTACAAGAAAAAATAACGAACCCTAGCATGATTATTGTAGGTGAGGTTGTTTCTTTAAGAGAAAAATTAAGTTGGTATGAAGAAGTAATTGCAAAAAATGCACAAAGTGAGGCTCTATTACTATGA
- a CDS encoding inorganic phosphate transporter encodes MLEIIAIIISFFFAMNIGASGAAASMGVAYGSGAILRPRNALILCGIGVILGAVIGGGEVVKTISSGIIPSSLISIKMVVIILFSATFSLFLSNLLGIPLSTSEVTVGSVVGVGIAYQALYVNNLLYIIMFWIIVPIVAFAIAFLFIKILHSFKLTQKYSFEGKVITYLLIFAGFFEAFSAGMNNVANAVGPLVSAGILTVSKGTLIGGVFVALGALLLGRRVLETNGKKITSFSKIEGVLISGTGATLVIVASIFGIPVPLTQITTSSILGIGIAKSGSNIFQQKIVKNMLMVWLISPLVSLTMSYFLVQLFIESDLYTIFVLASLLLATIGANTLMKASKQEKRAVHEEGGGI; translated from the coding sequence ATGTTAGAAATCATTGCCATCATTATTAGCTTCTTTTTTGCAATGAACATTGGGGCGAGCGGTGCAGCTGCCTCAATGGGGGTTGCATATGGCTCAGGAGCGATTTTACGACCGAGAAATGCGCTTATATTATGTGGGATAGGGGTCATATTAGGAGCTGTTATTGGCGGTGGAGAAGTTGTCAAAACAATAAGTTCTGGAATCATTCCATCATCGCTTATATCGATAAAAATGGTTGTTATTATCCTCTTTTCAGCTACTTTTTCCTTATTCTTATCCAATCTTTTAGGAATACCACTTTCTACAAGTGAGGTAACGGTGGGATCTGTAGTTGGTGTTGGTATAGCGTACCAAGCCTTATATGTTAATAATTTACTCTATATCATTATGTTTTGGATTATTGTTCCGATCGTTGCTTTTGCCATTGCCTTTCTTTTTATAAAAATCCTTCATTCCTTTAAGCTGACTCAAAAGTATAGCTTTGAAGGAAAGGTGATCACATATTTACTTATATTTGCTGGTTTCTTTGAAGCATTTTCAGCGGGGATGAATAACGTGGCAAATGCTGTTGGACCACTTGTAAGTGCTGGTATTCTAACGGTTTCAAAAGGAACATTAATTGGAGGAGTGTTTGTTGCTCTAGGTGCTCTGCTTTTAGGGAGACGTGTTTTAGAGACAAACGGTAAGAAAATAACGAGCTTCTCAAAAATTGAAGGTGTCTTGATTTCTGGTACTGGTGCTACACTTGTTATTGTAGCTTCCATCTTTGGAATACCCGTGCCTCTTACTCAAATTACGACCTCGTCGATTTTAGGAATTGGTATTGCGAAATCTGGGTCAAACATCTTTCAACAAAAAATCGTAAAAAATATGCTTATGGTATGGTTAATTTCTCCACTTGTGTCACTAACGATGAGTTACTTCTTAGTGCAGTTGTTTATAGAAAGTGATTTATATACAATTTTTGTATTAGCGAGTCTTTTGCTAGCTACAATTGGCGCAAACACTTTAATGAAAGCAAGCAAACAAGAAAAACGTGCTGTACACGAAGAAGGTGGAGGAATATAA
- a CDS encoding DMT family transporter, producing the protein MKKNIAYLSILSGAALWGLIGLFVTYLYEAGFTPTHVVAIRALSASSFLLIFILIKNKKALKIKFSDSKYFIGTGIISIVFFNWCLFQCMKETSISVASILLYTAPAFVTIFSRLFFKEVLTLRKISALLITFLGCTLVIGLFPSTSQSVSIYGLILGLGSGFFYALYSIFGKFALQKYSSLTVTVYTFIFAALAITPVSGIWEMGYLLSRSDVWLSIFGLGLFSTLFAFLLYTKGLETVESSRASIMATVEPVVASLVGFFVFKEMLSLWQYIGIFFVLVAVFIVQEKKRKPTEDSPL; encoded by the coding sequence TTGAAAAAAAATATAGCCTATCTATCTATACTTTCAGGGGCAGCACTATGGGGATTGATAGGACTTTTTGTTACCTATCTCTATGAAGCTGGATTTACCCCAACTCATGTAGTGGCAATTCGTGCATTATCCGCGTCTTCATTTTTGCTCATTTTTATTCTCATTAAAAATAAAAAAGCCTTAAAAATCAAATTCTCAGATAGTAAATATTTTATCGGAACCGGTATTATTAGTATCGTTTTTTTTAACTGGTGTTTGTTTCAATGTATGAAGGAAACGTCCATTTCTGTAGCAAGCATTCTATTATATACCGCTCCCGCGTTTGTTACGATTTTTTCAAGATTATTTTTTAAAGAAGTTCTAACATTGCGAAAAATTTCTGCACTTTTGATTACTTTTTTGGGTTGTACATTAGTTATTGGTCTGTTTCCATCCACAAGTCAATCAGTTTCCATTTATGGATTAATACTTGGGTTAGGTTCAGGATTTTTCTATGCCTTATACAGTATTTTTGGTAAGTTTGCACTTCAAAAATATTCTTCATTAACGGTTACAGTTTATACATTTATCTTTGCAGCACTTGCTATTACACCGGTAAGTGGGATATGGGAGATGGGGTATTTATTATCAAGATCCGATGTTTGGCTTTCCATTTTTGGACTTGGCTTATTTTCAACTTTATTTGCTTTTTTACTATATACGAAAGGTCTTGAAACGGTTGAATCAAGTCGTGCTTCCATCATGGCTACTGTTGAACCAGTAGTGGCCTCTCTTGTTGGCTTTTTCGTCTTTAAGGAAATGCTTAGTCTATGGCAATATATCGGTATATTCTTCGTATTAGTAGCAGTATTTATTGTCCAGGAAAAAAAACGAAAACCTACCGAAGACAGCCCTCTATAG
- the cysC gene encoding adenylyl-sulfate kinase gives MAANNIVWHDASVTKEERRKKNNYGSYVLWFTGLSGSGKSTLANALARYLFENNIQTYVLDGDNIRHGLNKDLGFTDEDRKENIRRIGEVSKLFVDSGQIVLTAFISPFREDRQQVKDILSENEFFEVYVKCSLDECEVRDPKGLYKKARNNEIKHFTGIDSPYEEPENPAIIVDTETQDIEQSVKQIVSFLVEKGFIQENK, from the coding sequence ATGGCTGCAAATAACATTGTGTGGCATGATGCATCTGTCACAAAAGAAGAGAGAAGAAAGAAAAATAATTACGGAAGCTATGTTTTATGGTTTACTGGCCTTTCAGGGTCGGGGAAATCAACCCTTGCAAATGCCCTTGCAAGATACTTGTTTGAAAATAATATTCAAACTTATGTGTTAGATGGGGACAATATCCGTCATGGCTTAAATAAAGATTTAGGTTTTACGGATGAAGATCGCAAAGAAAATATTCGCCGAATTGGTGAGGTGTCAAAGCTGTTTGTTGATAGTGGGCAAATTGTGTTAACAGCGTTTATTTCACCATTCAGGGAAGATCGCCAGCAAGTAAAGGACATTCTTTCGGAAAATGAATTCTTCGAAGTATATGTAAAGTGTTCGTTAGATGAATGTGAAGTACGTGACCCTAAGGGATTATATAAAAAGGCAAGAAACAATGAAATTAAACATTTCACTGGTATTGATTCACCATATGAGGAACCTGAAAACCCTGCTATAATAGTTGACACAGAAACCCAAGACATAGAACAATCTGTTAAACAAATCGTAAGTTTCCTTGTTGAAAAAGGGTTCATTCAAGAAAATAAATAG
- a CDS encoding Rqc2 family fibronectin-binding protein — translation MSFDGLFTYAITEELKSVLLNGKITKIHQIYKYDLIFQVRSAGKNHKLFLSAHPSYARIHLTNESYENPSEPPMFCMLLRKHLEGGVIEKIEQPEMERIIIFDIRSRNELGDITIKRLMVEIMGRHSNIILVDKDREMILDSVKHLSPAVNRHRTVLPGHPYVLPPGQEKVNPLSVDEDLLLKKLDFNAGRIDQQLVQNFAGISPLFAKEVTFRAGLVNRKTLPNAFLDIVSDVKEHKFEPTIYELDNREQFYMIRLAHLTEAKTKSFSTISETLDRYYYGKAERDRVKQQGNDLERFMVNEKKKNEKKIKKLTATLDQAEKANEFQLYGELITANIYAISKGDKQAEVINYYDEENNMITIPLDVQKTPSENAQKYFSKYQKAKNSVEVVHEQIEIAEREIDYFDSLIQQIESASPKDIEEIREELIEGAYLKQRQSKNIKKKKSQKPVLEHYSSSDGTEIIVGKNNKQNEYLTNRFAARDDIWLHTKDIPGSHVVIRSSNPSEETILEAANIAAYFSKAKSSSSVPVDFTAIRHVKKPSGSKPGYVIYDHQQTVYVTPNEDLVFQLRKG, via the coding sequence ATGTCTTTTGATGGTTTATTTACATATGCAATTACTGAAGAACTAAAGAGCGTATTATTAAACGGAAAGATTACAAAAATCCATCAAATCTATAAATATGATCTTATTTTCCAAGTAAGGTCTGCAGGAAAAAACCATAAACTTTTCCTATCTGCTCACCCTAGTTATGCTCGAATTCATTTAACGAACGAGAGCTACGAAAACCCTAGTGAACCCCCAATGTTTTGTATGCTTTTGAGAAAGCATTTAGAAGGTGGAGTCATCGAAAAGATTGAACAACCTGAGATGGAAAGAATCATCATTTTTGATATTAGAAGCAGAAATGAGCTTGGTGACATAACCATAAAAAGACTTATGGTTGAAATAATGGGAAGACATAGTAATATCATACTTGTCGATAAAGATCGCGAAATGATTTTAGATAGTGTAAAACACCTTTCACCAGCGGTTAATCGCCATAGAACGGTATTACCTGGTCATCCGTATGTATTGCCACCTGGCCAAGAAAAAGTGAATCCTCTGAGCGTTGATGAAGATTTACTTCTAAAAAAATTAGATTTTAATGCTGGAAGAATTGATCAACAGCTTGTACAAAATTTTGCGGGAATTTCCCCGTTATTCGCCAAAGAGGTCACCTTTCGCGCTGGATTAGTAAATCGCAAAACACTACCGAATGCTTTTTTAGATATAGTATCAGATGTAAAAGAACATAAATTTGAACCTACTATATATGAACTAGATAATCGTGAGCAGTTCTATATGATCCGCCTGGCTCATTTAACAGAAGCAAAAACAAAGAGTTTTTCAACTATCTCTGAAACATTGGATCGGTACTATTACGGAAAAGCTGAACGTGATCGAGTGAAACAGCAAGGAAATGACTTAGAGCGATTTATGGTTAATGAAAAGAAAAAGAACGAAAAGAAAATCAAAAAACTCACAGCCACTCTCGACCAAGCTGAAAAAGCAAATGAATTTCAATTATACGGGGAATTGATTACGGCAAATATTTATGCAATTAGCAAAGGTGATAAACAGGCTGAAGTGATAAACTACTATGATGAAGAAAACAATATGATTACCATTCCATTAGATGTTCAAAAAACTCCTTCAGAAAATGCTCAGAAGTACTTTTCGAAATATCAAAAGGCTAAGAATTCGGTGGAAGTGGTTCATGAGCAAATTGAAATAGCAGAACGTGAAATTGACTATTTTGATAGCCTTATTCAACAGATTGAGTCTGCTTCACCCAAAGACATCGAGGAGATTCGTGAGGAATTAATAGAGGGAGCCTACTTAAAACAAAGACAGTCTAAAAACATAAAAAAGAAGAAATCTCAAAAGCCAGTTCTTGAGCATTACTCTTCTTCAGATGGTACTGAAATTATTGTTGGTAAAAACAATAAACAAAATGAGTATTTAACAAACAGATTTGCTGCCCGTGATGACATCTGGTTACATACCAAAGACATCCCTGGATCACATGTTGTGATACGAAGCAGTAATCCATCAGAAGAGACAATACTGGAAGCTGCCAATATCGCTGCATACTTTAGTAAAGCTAAAAGCTCCAGCTCTGTCCCTGTTGATTTCACTGCCATTCGCCATGTAAAAAAACCAAGTGGCTCTAAGCCTGGTTATGTAATTTATGATCATCAACAAACTGTTTATGTAACTCCAAACGAAGATTTAGTATTTCAACTTCGTAAGGGGTAA
- a CDS encoding precorrin-2 dehydrogenase/sirohydrochlorin ferrochelatase family protein: MLPLHIDVKDRLVLIIGGGKIAYRRLSLFLEEGAEITVVSPDVVKEIENLHDENLLKWVKKEVELSDLENAHIIIAATEHPSINEWVAENANKFQLVNVVSNVDKGNFLVPKSVKRGRLSLSVSTNGASLKACKRNL; this comes from the coding sequence ATGCTCCCACTTCATATTGATGTAAAAGATCGTTTGGTTTTAATCATTGGCGGCGGGAAAATTGCGTACAGAAGGTTATCTTTATTTCTTGAGGAAGGGGCAGAAATTACGGTTGTGAGTCCTGACGTTGTGAAAGAAATAGAGAATCTACATGACGAGAACCTTTTAAAATGGGTGAAAAAAGAAGTTGAACTTAGTGATTTGGAAAATGCACATATCATTATTGCCGCAACTGAGCATCCTTCTATAAACGAATGGGTAGCAGAAAATGCAAACAAGTTTCAGCTAGTTAATGTAGTAAGCAATGTAGATAAAGGAAACTTCCTTGTTCCAAAGTCTGTTAAAAGGGGAAGACTTTCCCTATCGGTATCTACTAATGGTGCAAGCCTCAAAGCTTGCAAAAGAAATTTGTGA